tgctgtttatGGGAACGTTACCATAATTCACTCGAACACGCGCAAAATTGCACggcaaaaaatataatttactgaatcagaacaattaatataaatcatttctgtttgtttgttgttgtgttatgaAAATCATTTCCTCGCGCACCCACTTTGTCATGTTACAATTGGtccattcattaaatgcacaaGAACATGTTAAAACCCACAAGAACGCGACTTCCAGGCAGTTTGAACCGCCCTTTTAAAGAATGAACATTAACAGCCACAGTATTTGAATGTAATCTATATTTTATAGAAGGGAACGGTGTATTACTGTTTTGAAACGCATGGTTAAATCTGTTGTCATAAACGATGTCTAGAAAACGCCTATATACGTATTTGTTACGTTTGACGTAACTTGTGGCTCCGCACCTCGCTTGGGGTTATCCTTCGTGTATATAAAGAACTGTGACAGTTCATTCTCAAATCGAACTGAATAAGCGCACAACAGAACattaaaaacagaataaataaacattcaaacagGTAAGGAAGTTTTATAGTCGTATTACAGTCAATCAGTAATACTTTGCACGATTATCgaatacaattgtttatttttatactgtcAATTATTGAGCATATATTTCGGACGATagctgtttttaaatatatagtttcATTCGACTTTTGACACTTAAATTTATTACCCTTCATTTTTCAGTAGCAATGGTGCATCAAGGTCTGGAAATAGCCGTTCTGTTGTTTGGAATTGTCTACAGAACACAGACGGCCCCCACTTTTTCGGGGCTTTGCGACGGATGTCCCCTGAAGAACGGCGTTGGCCTGACGGGGTTCTTGAATGACTGTACCAAATACGTACACTGCTATGAAGACAAACAGGGCGTCGTCCACGGCACGGTTCAACCATGCGCCTTCGGAACGGAGTGGAATCAAGACCTCCTGACATGCGTTTCGCCGTCCAACTCGACCTGCGGCGCCACGCAAGACATCTGTTACGGACAGCCTAACGATTATAGACGCCCGGGGGTGGGGAACTGTCGCGGTTACTGGGAATGCAAAAATGGTGACTCCGTACCGTTGTGCTGCCCGATCGGTTATTACTTCAATAGCATGACTGGCAACTGTGATACCACTGATAGCGACCACGAATGTTATGATAACTGTTTCAACGAATACTACACAGTGGAAATGACCACCACACCAAGTCCTTGTTACAATAAGAGGCCAGTGGCCGCCAAACTTGACGTATATGAGGAGTGGATCGAGGGATGGGGCTGGATCCAGAGAGGGTGTCCGAAAGGTCTCCTGTATGTGCAAAGGGACTGCGAGTGTACACTGCGAGTGGTTGTACAGCAGAAGTGCGAGCTTGACCTCTTCCTTTCTTTCGAGAGCGGTATCAAAGACCAGTCCCACCTTTCCAACtatattttaagtgaaaatgtTGAAGTAATGGACGGCAAGGCCTTTTTTAAAGCCGATCAGGGAAGTCAACTTATAATTCCGCGTTACACGAATGTCGGCATGGCGAGTCTTACCATTCACGTGAAATACTATTCCGATCACGAAAGCCTAACGCAGACCCAGGCGATCGTATCGAACAGCGACTGTGGAATCACCCCGTCCATTCTGCTTACTGAAGACAGCAAATATGTGTATTTCACAGTGGGAACTGATTTGGGCGAAAGGACATTGGCCGTTCACCAGCCGGCATTCACAAATGAGAAGGACGTTGTATTAACGTATCACAATGGCATCCTCTCTGGTCAGGTCAACGGGATCAAGAATACCATGATAATAAATGGAAGTGGCATCAGTCGGGTCCACTGTGCCCTCCATGTTGGCAGCGCGGACGCGAACCGTGGACTTAACTTCACTGGGGTCATTGATGAGCTGAGCCTGTCTATGTGTGTGTAATATTCACTGAACTGTGTCGACGTGATTACATGtgatattatttctatttatatcatactttttcttcttttttttgtacGTGTACTGAAACTGGCATTCGAATCACATCACACTCATGTCTATTTTCTGAGTGGCAACAAGTACTTGTGTCCTTTCTGTAGATATGAGCCATGTTTTGTGCCATGTATATGActtcaaaaatgaatattttcggTAGCGTTTAAGTAAGGTTTATGTAGGATCTTAGATTTATCGTATGTTCAAAAAAAGATTGTGATTAATGATTTTGTCATAATCCATATATTCCCTTTCCGATATGTATTTCCCAATTATAAGTTACAAAGGACAGTTTTATAGACTATAAATGTGATTTATTGCTTGTTTTGCTACATGTGTTTGTCTCATTTAATTGCAtgtttaattcatatatttatttatttatttatttacctcATTGTTAAAAGGTTTAACTAGACATGGCttgataaattcaattttcTTTCTTGTCATAGATTTAATgaccaataaaataaatttctgaaaaatgaactacttattcatttattatgtgttgatattttctttgttttattgataattgaaaCCGCAAACGTAACTTACACTTAAATATTATCGACATAATCGTGAACCATCTATTAATCAATTTTGGTATTTGAATAAACgtacaataatgaaaaatatgttcttgtaCACGGGTACGTGTTCTTGTGTACGGGCACGTATTCTTGTGTACGGGTACGTATTCTTGTGTACGGGTACGTATTCTGGTGTACGGGTACGTATTCTTGTGTACGGGTACGTATTCTTGTGCACGGGCACGTATTCTTGTGTACGGGTACGTATTCTTGTATACGGGCACGTGTCAGAACTGACTTCCTCTTGAATACGAGTTCGTGCATCGCCATTCTTTCTCACCTTTTATTGTAATGCGATACGCGTTACAGGAAAGCACtgttattataataaacatttattatatattcaatttataaatcatataaatagatTGAGCAAAACAAAACCGGAAGACATAAAACCATTACTACAGTAGAACACCGCTATTTCGAACACCGATAAACCGAATTAATCGGTATTTCATACTTTTTTTCGGTCCCGATGttttttccttctttattcaatgtaaaaattaatgttttaaccGAACTTTACTATTTCGAATAAATAGATTTTTCGAACTAAATATTCGGTCCCAAATACGTTTTTCACGTGTATTTATCAATCtttatttccaatttgaaaCTGTGCACAAAAAAGTTGATGTAATTTTCGAATCCGCTTGCAGACGACCCATGCTCCTCAATTTGTTGTGTTTTCACGCCTACGCTGACATCGGCGTGACAGACTAATTAACGTCACAAGTACAAAAGTTGCTACAAAATGCAGCAATTGGATGTTAGCGCCGGCCAACTATTGGTTATGCAAGTCAATATGTAGGGTCAGAACGAAGTAAATAAAGTAAGGGCTAACATTGATTGTAGATGTCAGTGAAATGAAGTTACTTAAAAGATGACAGAATTGGGCggttgttttgaaatgaaatttaaacgTAACACAATAATAATTGTACAACTGATGGTACAtctatgacaaaaaaataattgtattaaataactttattcatgaactgtatcaatatacacttatttataaaatacaacatggcCACAGTTGTGGTTTTCATTTGGAGTGGCTGATATGATagttgaaatgttaaatatgccaaCATGATTTGGTAAATTCTGGGCAAAGTTCGTAAAGTTGAGAATTTGTACTTTGGTGAAATGTTGACTTTAAACAAGAGAAGCACCAAAGGTTTATCCAAAAAACTAATTAAGGACATctgcttaaaacaatgtttacttttttctaATAATCCGCGAAACAAGTTGACCGGTATAAGTGTTACAAAGCCATTGTTTCtaactgaaaaaacaacaacacataaaactgtttgcttatgtaacagattttaacacaattaaaaaaaatacatttaacataaactaaTAGAAGTTGGTTTAATCCTTCAGCTGAAAGAAAGAAGTGTGATCATcattatttatgtcattttccTTGTTCTGTGGCGTAGATGATTTATAGGCATGCAGGATGGAACAAGAAAGCTGTTTTGGACACAGTATGTGGAAAGTATGTGGACACAGAGTAATGACTTAGAAAAcagagataaaaaataatcatattttaagcTTTCGAACATACTTAAGAACATAATGTACAGAACATACATAATACACTATCAGTATTTGCATTGTTGGTATTGGTAATAGCCGAAATGACAGAATTGTTTAAATCGAAAGAGAAGATATTACAAGaagtatttttaagatattgaaaagAAAGTATACGGTTCTGAaatagaaattaatatttttgtcaacaCTCAAGTCACATGTAATAGAAGTatgcacattttaaaacaaaagaaaggcAATGACACAATAGGAATACAATGATACAACAGGAAGGTAAAGTTTAGGTAAAGAAAGTTTTAAGTTGTCCAAAGGAAACAAGTTTTGCATATAATGACACTTATaggtaataaacattttgtaatcaACATGCATTATGCACTTTTAAGGCATAATATATAAGCATATGATGAGCAGAATGTGATGCAGGTTGATAGTGGTATGACTAGGAGTTGATCACTTAATGTGAAATATAATGACACAAAGTATTTATGAAGAAAGTGCTGAAAATTACaggttacaatgaaataaagtgaggaatatgttttaatacatgaaaaGTGAAGCATTTGTACAAAGTTTTGTGGAAATGTGTAATGATATTTCGCCTGTAGAACTTCTCActtctttaaaatatgacatttaaatataagaataaatactgcATTGAGTATTactgaaatgtaaacatatgtacaaacaagaaagaacatgagcaatatgacattttatatacattttgtatacagCAAAGACTGACAAGcatgataacaaaaatatacagaGTTAGTATGTATGCTGGGAATGGTAGAGTTGTacttaaatgtaataaacaatagaaataatatatacattatgaCCAATACATGGAATAAGAATGCACACAGACAATTTATACAATACTAAACATACATGCTGCcattatttcactgaaatattCACATTGTTGAATGTCAATACAAGAAGACATAAGCAATGAAATAGAACAggtatgaaacaaaataatataaatgaaaatacatgaaaaccTAGTAATATGTACCTAGTATGCAAATGCacagtatttgaatgaaactattTATAGGGTGATGAAAATCTTTTACATGGGGGGGGGTCTTAAAAAGACTCAGTTTCAGTTGTTATGTTGGAATGAATTGGGTTGAAAAAAGgtgtatttgttaaatgaattattaacttaaaagttgaaagttgtCAGACCCAAAACTATAAATGATATGTCTGGAGTTTTATATTATTAGTATAGGCATTGCTGATATGGTTGATAGCCAAAAGGccattattttttaacgtttGAAAAGCCATTAATcacgaaaataaaaaacaacaacacacaatgGAATGGTTAAGGGTCATGCCAAAAAAGCAGGGTAAGTTGAGAAGTTGAAACAGGCAtacttttttaagcattatgatttctaatgtttataaatggaGAACCATTGCCTATAAATGAGACATTGattgatatattcattaaagtttaagctgcattctcacagattgaacgtttgccaccttttttacttttttgacttggaacgagccatattttgcgaacatccattgaaaccagttttataagactgttgacaaaaaaagattgcagatttttatgcttaagttcaaaaattgatgttttatgcaattttcttaaactgttagtaaagcttaagccataagacatttattttcaaatgtaaatataaaaatctgtgatttgatcttttgt
This genomic stretch from Mya arenaria isolate MELC-2E11 chromosome 10, ASM2691426v1 harbors:
- the LOC128206381 gene encoding protein PIF-like, producing MVHQGLEIAVLLFGIVYRTQTAPTFSGLCDGCPLKNGVGLTGFLNDCTKYVHCYEDKQGVVHGTVQPCAFGTEWNQDLLTCVSPSNSTCGATQDICYGQPNDYRRPGVGNCRGYWECKNGDSVPLCCPIGYYFNSMTGNCDTTDSDHECYDNCFNEYYTVEMTTTPSPCYNKRPVAAKLDVYEEWIEGWGWIQRGCPKGLLYVQRDCECTLRVVVQQKCELDLFLSFESGIKDQSHLSNYILSENVEVMDGKAFFKADQGSQLIIPRYTNVGMASLTIHVKYYSDHESLTQTQAIVSNSDCGITPSILLTEDSKYVYFTVGTDLGERTLAVHQPAFTNEKDVVLTYHNGILSGQVNGIKNTMIINGSGISRVHCALHVGSADANRGLNFTGVIDELSLSMCV